CTCTTAATGAAGAGCATATTAGTGAAATAGTAGACATTATGTTAAAAGAGGTAATAGAGCGTTTGGCCGATATGTCTATTACAATTAAGTTTACAGCTAATGCTAAAAAACTATTAGCTAGCCTTGGATATGACCCGGAGTATGGTGCAAGGCCTTTGCGTAGGGTTATAAGAAGAAGCATAGAAGATGAATTATCTGAAAAACTGCTTAGTAAGGAAATTGAGTCTGGCATGAAGGTTACCGTTGGTGCAAGAGATAACCAATTTACCTTTAAAGTATTTCAGAATAGTAATGACTAATTAGCTACAGATGAGTAATAAGCAGTTAAACAGGTTAAAATAGTTTGTAGTTTTCTTAATCTAATAGCTACACATTAGCATGTTTTGCATGTTAGTGTGTAGTTTTGTTTTTGCACTAAAAGCAGACAGAAAACTAACAGTTTTATTTTAATAATATATTTAGGTATAATTATATTATTAAATGAATGTAAAGGATGATGAAGTTGTCTGTAATAGATAATATAAAATATAATTTTAAAAACTTGAGTCAAACTCAAAAAACAATTGCAGATTTTATTATTAATAAACCAGAAGTAGCATGTTTTTGCTCCCTAAAAGAGATGAGCGAAAAAGTTAATGTTACAGAAGTTACTATACTCAAATTTGCTAAGAAACTTGGATATGCTAGTTTTCTAGAACTTAAAAAAGAGCTACAAAAATATATTCAAAATAAACTTTCACCCAATGAAAGGCTTGTTGTTGCTGTAAAAGATATTAAAAAAGATGTAAAAGATAACTATTTAGAAATTATAGATTCAGAGATTCAAGCTCTTGTTAATACTACCAAGCTATTAAATGTAAATGATATAGATAGAGCTGTTAAGTGTATTAGAGATGCCCCAAGAATTTTCTTGGTTGGAGATATGGTTTCTAAAACTGTAGTAAAATATTTGCAAGTCAGGTTAAGAAGTTTGGGCATCAATGCAATAACATATGATCTATCGACTTACACAGATATAAGCCACCAATTGTTAGATGTAAACTCAGATGATGTTTTTATTCTTAGTTGTTTCCCGAGATACTCAGGGAGAACTGTAAGGGTGTTTAACTATTTAAGAGAGCGTAAAGTTAAAGTAATAGCATTTACGGATAAGTTAACATCTCCAATAGCGGAGAATAGCTTTGTAACCTTTCGTTGTATAACAGATACATCAGTTTTTTATAACTCTATGAATCCCCCAATTGCATTAGCTAATATACTTATATCAAGTTTAGCTATAGTTATAAAAGATAGATTTGAAAATACTGAAAAGAAAGCCCAAGTAATTAATAGCTTTTTGCATGATTGTTATTAATAAACTTTAATTTAGTATAAAATAGGAAAACTCCTAACTTTAGATTTCTAAAATTGGGAGTTTTTTTATTTTAAAACGTGTATTATGGATATATTAATATAGTAAATGCTTTACATGGAATAGTAAATACAATATAATTATTACGTTATTATATAAATATTAGGAGGAAAAATGATGTTGAAAAAGCCTGTTTTTTTATTTGTTGCATTGCTTACGTTAATATCTGTTTTTTTTACTGCATGTTCATCTAATGTTCAGCCAGCAGATAACGATGTTAACAAACCTGTTGTATATCGAACAACTGGTAGTAAGATTTCTACCCTAAATCCACATGTATACCAGTTATCTGCTGAAAGAACTGATATGGATAGAATTTATAGTAGCTTATACTTTGCTATTGTAGATCCTGAAACTAAAAATTTAAAATTTGTGCCGTATGATGCAGCAGAAGAGCCTGTAATTAATGAGGATTCTAGTGTTTGGTCATTTAAAATTAAAAAAGATCTTTTATGGGAAGATGGAGATGTTTTAGATGCAAATGACTATGAATATTCATATAAAATGTTATTAGATCCTAAGCTTAAAAACTCTCGTGCTACTTCTTTATTTGGTGGAGCTTTAGTTATAAAAAATGCAGAGCAGTACTGGAAAGGTGAAGTAACGTGGGACAAAGTTGGAATAAAAGCTATAGACAATACACTTCAACTAACTTTTAAATATCCTACTCCTAAAATAGATGTGATGAGTGCATTTTCATACTCAGGACCACTTTCACCAGTAAATGAACGATTATATAGTGGTGGTATGAATGATGATAAAACAGAAACCAACTATGCTACAAGTTTAGAAACTATATCGTCTTCTGGTATATTTGTTATGACAGAATGGATAAGAGATCAAAATAAAGAGTTTGATAAGAGATTAAAAACACCTTTAAGTGACTATATAACAGTAGATAAAGTTACCGTAAGAATTGTTAATTCTTCATCTACAAAACTTCAACTATTTGAGAACAATGAGACAGATTATGTATCTCTAAGTGGTAAAAATTATGATAAATACTCTGATGATCCTCGTGTAATATTCTCTGAGGCTACAGGTGTTCGATGTATGTATATTAATATGGAGAATCAAGAAAAGCCATTCTTGACTGATATAAACTTTAGACAAGCTATGTTTTGGGCCATGAATCGTGAATCAATTGCTAAGAATATTTATAAAACAGCTATACCAGCTACATACATAATAGCAACAGGTGGCATAGTTGATATTGATAATGGTTTAAGATATCGAGATACAGAACCTGCAAAGAGTGTTTTAGTACAAGACAATGGATTTAATCAAGATAAGGCTGTAGAGTATTTTAATAAAGCTTACAAAAAATATGGTAAACAAATGGTTGTAGAGTTACAGTATTTTGAAGGCAGTGACTCTATGAAAAATATGGCGGAGTATGTTGAAGAAAGTTTCCAAAATTTATTTGGACCAGACAAGCTTGATATTAAGTTAAGAGCGGTTCCTACAAGTAGTGTGTATCAAAACATGCGAGATGGTAAATATGAGATGGCATTTGGTAGATGGAATGCTGGAAGGTTTAATCCTTGGTCATTCTTAACAATTCATACCTCAGACCATACAGGAAAACTAGATAGAATGAGAAATAAAGAGTTCGATTTATTATTAGAAAGATGTCTTACTGGTGATTTATTACTTAAATCTCAAGAGAGAATAGAGGCTTTAGCAGAATTAGAAAAAATTATGTTAAGTGAGTTACCTAAGATTCCTATATATGAAGATAGATATGCAAGTATGATTCACGACAGAATAACACTGATAACCGATGGCAGATATGTTCCTGGCGTAGGCTTTGGTGTTTTACAATCAGATTTTGCTGAACTAGATTAGTTTTAAAAATAAATTAATAAATACAATTATGGCTGATAGAAATTTAAACTATCAGCCGTAAATGATTTTTTTATGAACCTATAAATAAACAGGAGGAGAAAAATGGGTAGATACCTATTAAAGAGAATCATTGCTTTAGGCATTACTTTATTAATTATTGTTAGCTTAGCTTTTGTTACAATTAGATTTATGCCGGGAAGCTTTATTGATGACCCCCTAATGACTGAGGATGTTAAAAAGGCTATTGAAGATAAGTATCATCTTAACGACCCACTTTATGTTCAATATGGTTATTTTCTAAAAGACTTTATTAAATTAGACTTTGGAGTTTCTGTAGCAATCCAAAAGAAAGTACCTGTTAATGAAATATTAAAAAAGAAAATTCCTGTATCAATGCAGTTAAATATATTCTCATTATTACTTACTATACCATTTGGAATATTGTTTGGCATTATTGCTGCGATAAAAAAGAACAAAATACCAGATCATTTGATTTCTATTATGGTTATATTGTTTATATCAGTGCCATCATTTATTTTCGCAAGCCTATTACAATACTTTTTAGCATTTAAACTTAAATTGTTTCCAATACTACTATCAACAGATCCGGGCTTAACATTGAATAAGCTCTATTCAATTATACTACCTGTTTTAGCATTATCATTCTGGGGTATTGCAGTAATCACGAGGTATTTGAGAGCGGAACTATGTGATGCAATAAATTCTGAATATATGTTATTAGCTAGAGCTAAAGGACTTTCTAATTTTCAAGCTGTGGTTAGGCATGCAATACGTAATTCTTTTATTCCTTTAGCTAATATAATAATTCCAATGTTTACTTCAATTTTGGGAGGTTCATTAGTTATAGAGAAGATATTTGGAGTACCAGGTATGGGAGGTCTTCTTATTGAAGCGATTAATACCAATGACCATTCAGTTACTGTAGGTATATTATTTTGGTATTCGTTAATTACCTTATTAACAGTTTTAATTGTAGATTTATCATATGGAGTAATTGATCCTAGAATTAGAATAGGTGGTAGTAAAAATGAGTAACAACACAATTCCAGAATATAAAATTGATAAAAGTGACTTTAAGCTTGTAGAAAGAAAGAATGAGATTAAAGATGACAAGATGCAAGGTAAAGCGATAGGTTTTTTTAGAGATGCCTTACAAAGATTTATTAAAAATAAAGCCTCAATAATAGCATTTTGTGTTATATCATTTATTGTATTAATGTCTTTAATTGGACCTAGTATGAATGCCTATACTTTTAGGCAACAGAATGTTGAGTGGTCTTATTTACCTCCTAAAATTAAAATGTTAGAAAAAACGCCATGGTTTAATGGTTATGCAAACAAAGAGATTTTAAAGAGTAATATGGAAACTAAATATAAAGGTTCAATTGTTAAAGTTATTAAGGAATATACTAAAAAGAACAAAGAAATGGCAACAGTTCAACTTGATATGTATAAGTATAAAGGTGCAGAAGGTAAATATTTTTGGTTTGGTACCGATTCATTAGGAAGAGATCAATGGACTAGGCTCTGGAGGGGAGCACGAATATCTTTTATTATTGCACTGTTAGCAGTAAGTGTTAATATGTGTATTGGCGTAACTTATGGCTCAATTTCCGGCTATTTTGGGGGAACAATTGATCTTTTTATGCAACGATTTATTGAGATTTTAAACGGAATACCTCGAATAGTAATTGTTGTTTTGTTTGTTTTTTATGTTGGGCCAGGTATAGTGCCTATTGCTTTATCCTTTGTTATTAAGGGATGGATAGGAATGAGTAGAATGATAAGAGCCCAGTTTTTTAGGTATAAAAATATGGAATATGTTTTGGCTTCAAGAACTATGGGGGCCTCTAATAAGCTCTTAATTTTTAGGCATATATTACCAAACGCAATTGGTCCAATTATTACAAAGACTACCTTGGCGATACCTGGGGCTATTTTTAGTGAAGCATTTTTGGCCTATATTGGTTTAGGTCTACAGGCTCCAGAGCCATCAATTGGTGTATTATTAGCAGCTGGTCAGGAAGTTCTTTTAGAATATCCATTTATGACTATATATCCAGCCATTTTAATATCATTGCTAATGGTTTCATTTAATTTATTTGGTAATGGTTTAAGAGATGCGTTTGATCCTACATTAAGAGGTGTTGAATAATGAGCCGCAAGAAAATATTAGAAGTAAAGAACATAGATATAACATTTAATACATATTCGGGAGTAGTAAAAGCTGTAAGAGATGTCAGCTTTAATCTCTTTGAGGGTGAAACTTTAGCAATTGTAGGTGAGTCAGGGTCTGGTAAATCGGTAACAGCAAAAACTATAATGGGACTACTGGCTAAAAATGCGAATATTGAAAATGGTAAAATTATATATGAAGATAAGAATATCTTATTACATAGTGAAGATCAAATGGTCAAGTTAAGAGGCTCTAAAATTGGTATGATTTTTCAAGATCCTATGTCATCGCTTGACCCTATCATGAAAATTGGGAAACAAATAACTGAGGCAATAATCTTAAGAAAAGAGTGTAGTAAGGAAGAAGCAAGAATAAAAGCTATAGAATTAATGAAATCCGTAGGAATCGATCAAGTTGAAAAAAGATTTGAGCAATTTCCTTTTCAATTTTCTGGTGGCATGAGACAAAGAATTGTAATTGCCATAGCTTTGGCTGGTGATCCTAATGTTTTAATTTGTGATGAACCTACTACAGCTTTAGATGTAACAATTCAAGCCCAAATACTAGACCTAATAAAAGATATACAGCAGAAAAGAAATTTGTCTGTAATTTTCATTACTCATGATTTAGGAGTAGTTGCTAGTATAGCAGATAGAGTTTGTGTTATGTATGCTGGAAAAATAATTGAAAAAGGTTTAACAAAAGAGGTTTTTTATAACCCAAAATCACCATATACTTGGGCCTTACTATCTTCAATGCCTGATGTTAATATGAGCTCAAATGTAGATCTTTATACAATAAAAGGAACACCTCCTAATATGCTTTATCCACCAATAGGCGATGCATTTGCTTCGCGAAATGAATACGCCTTAGAAATAGATTATAAAAAAGAACCACCTATGTTTAAGGTGTCGGATACCCATTATGCCTCAACTTGGTTATTACATGACTATGCTCCAAAAGTTGAAATGCCTAAAATATTGCAAGATAGAATAACACGAAAGTTAGAACCAATTAAACAGCACTATAAAAATACTATAGATAATAAGCAAAGCAATGAAGTTGTGTTATCTGTAACAGATTTAAAGCAATATTTTTCCGCAGGCAGAGGTAAGAAAAAAATAACCGTTAAAGCTGTGGATGGCATTAGTTTTGATATTAAAAAAGGTGAAACATTTGGTTTGGTTGGAGAATCTGGTTGCGGTAAAACAACTACAGGTAGAACTATAATTAGACTATACAAGCCGACCTCTGGAACGGTAGAGTTTAAACAAGAGATAATATCTTCAAAATTAAATAAAGTAACACGTAAATTAGTAACTAGTGGAATACAAATGATTTTTCAAGACCCTATAGCGTCACTTAATCCCAGAATGACTGTAAAAGAAATAATCGCTGAGGGATTAAAAATTAACAAGCTATGTGATAGTAAACAAGAAATTGATAAAAAGGTATATGAAGCATTAGAGTTAGTTGGCTTAACCTCAGAACATGCCACAAGGTATCCACACGAATTTTCTGGAGGGCAGAGACAAAGAATTGGAATTGCTAGGGCAATAATTTCAAAGCCTAAATTAATAATTGCAGATGAACCTATATCTGCTTTAGATGTATCAATACAGGCTCAGGTTCTAAACTTGTTAAATGAGTTGAAGCGTAAATTAGGATTAACTATTTTATTCATTGCCCATGACCTATCAGTAGTTAAATACTTCTGCGATACAATAGCAGTAATGCATAAAGGAAAAATTGTTGAAAAAGCTAAATCTAATGAACTGTACAGTAACCCAATACATCCGTATACAAAATCACTATTATCAGCGATTCCAGTGCCAGATCCAGACTATGAAAAAAAACGTAAGAGAATAACTTATAAACACTTAGAAAATGAAAATATGGCTAGTGAACTAAGAGAAATAACTACTAATCATTATGTTCATTGCACTAAGGATGAGTATAAAAACTATTTAAGCATAATTAGTTAAATAAACTAACAAAGAATTATACCCTTGTAGAGAAAATGTAAAAAGCCGATATTTCCTCCACATAGCCAGGTGTACCTATTGGTGCACCTCTACAAGGGTTATAATATTAAAACAAAAAAATATCTATTAAAACAGAAATATAGCTAAGAGTTAAACTCAAGATGTGCTGTAAGCTAATTTCTGTTTTTGTTCTCTACCATAAAAATTGAGTAAAAAGATATAAATTTTTGTAAAAATCTCAATAGATCCACTAACAAGAGCTCTTTTTTAGCTATAATAGAGAAAAGAGGGTGAAGGTATGTCTAAAAATAAAACAGTGTTTGTTTGTAATGAGTGTGGCTCCGAGACCCCGCGTTGGTCTGGTAAATGTACCTCATGTGGAGCATGGAACACTTTAGTTGAAGTTATAGTCAATAAAAAAAGTAAGGCATCTACTAATAAGCATATGGCTGGTCAAACAAGTAAGCCAGTTTTATTAAATAAAATTGTTTCAGGAAATGAAATTAGATTTAGCAGTGGT
This Clostridium sp. 'deep sea' DNA region includes the following protein-coding sequences:
- a CDS encoding MurR/RpiR family transcriptional regulator encodes the protein MSVIDNIKYNFKNLSQTQKTIADFIINKPEVACFCSLKEMSEKVNVTEVTILKFAKKLGYASFLELKKELQKYIQNKLSPNERLVVAVKDIKKDVKDNYLEIIDSEIQALVNTTKLLNVNDIDRAVKCIRDAPRIFLVGDMVSKTVVKYLQVRLRSLGINAITYDLSTYTDISHQLLDVNSDDVFILSCFPRYSGRTVRVFNYLRERKVKVIAFTDKLTSPIAENSFVTFRCITDTSVFYNSMNPPIALANILISSLAIVIKDRFENTEKKAQVINSFLHDCY
- a CDS encoding ABC transporter permease translates to MSNNTIPEYKIDKSDFKLVERKNEIKDDKMQGKAIGFFRDALQRFIKNKASIIAFCVISFIVLMSLIGPSMNAYTFRQQNVEWSYLPPKIKMLEKTPWFNGYANKEILKSNMETKYKGSIVKVIKEYTKKNKEMATVQLDMYKYKGAEGKYFWFGTDSLGRDQWTRLWRGARISFIIALLAVSVNMCIGVTYGSISGYFGGTIDLFMQRFIEILNGIPRIVIVVLFVFYVGPGIVPIALSFVIKGWIGMSRMIRAQFFRYKNMEYVLASRTMGASNKLLIFRHILPNAIGPIITKTTLAIPGAIFSEAFLAYIGLGLQAPEPSIGVLLAAGQEVLLEYPFMTIYPAILISLLMVSFNLFGNGLRDAFDPTLRGVE
- a CDS encoding ABC transporter substrate-binding protein, which gives rise to MMLKKPVFLFVALLTLISVFFTACSSNVQPADNDVNKPVVYRTTGSKISTLNPHVYQLSAERTDMDRIYSSLYFAIVDPETKNLKFVPYDAAEEPVINEDSSVWSFKIKKDLLWEDGDVLDANDYEYSYKMLLDPKLKNSRATSLFGGALVIKNAEQYWKGEVTWDKVGIKAIDNTLQLTFKYPTPKIDVMSAFSYSGPLSPVNERLYSGGMNDDKTETNYATSLETISSSGIFVMTEWIRDQNKEFDKRLKTPLSDYITVDKVTVRIVNSSSTKLQLFENNETDYVSLSGKNYDKYSDDPRVIFSEATGVRCMYINMENQEKPFLTDINFRQAMFWAMNRESIAKNIYKTAIPATYIIATGGIVDIDNGLRYRDTEPAKSVLVQDNGFNQDKAVEYFNKAYKKYGKQMVVELQYFEGSDSMKNMAEYVEESFQNLFGPDKLDIKLRAVPTSSVYQNMRDGKYEMAFGRWNAGRFNPWSFLTIHTSDHTGKLDRMRNKEFDLLLERCLTGDLLLKSQERIEALAELEKIMLSELPKIPIYEDRYASMIHDRITLITDGRYVPGVGFGVLQSDFAELD
- a CDS encoding ABC transporter ATP-binding protein: MSRKKILEVKNIDITFNTYSGVVKAVRDVSFNLFEGETLAIVGESGSGKSVTAKTIMGLLAKNANIENGKIIYEDKNILLHSEDQMVKLRGSKIGMIFQDPMSSLDPIMKIGKQITEAIILRKECSKEEARIKAIELMKSVGIDQVEKRFEQFPFQFSGGMRQRIVIAIALAGDPNVLICDEPTTALDVTIQAQILDLIKDIQQKRNLSVIFITHDLGVVASIADRVCVMYAGKIIEKGLTKEVFYNPKSPYTWALLSSMPDVNMSSNVDLYTIKGTPPNMLYPPIGDAFASRNEYALEIDYKKEPPMFKVSDTHYASTWLLHDYAPKVEMPKILQDRITRKLEPIKQHYKNTIDNKQSNEVVLSVTDLKQYFSAGRGKKKITVKAVDGISFDIKKGETFGLVGESGCGKTTTGRTIIRLYKPTSGTVEFKQEIISSKLNKVTRKLVTSGIQMIFQDPIASLNPRMTVKEIIAEGLKINKLCDSKQEIDKKVYEALELVGLTSEHATRYPHEFSGGQRQRIGIARAIISKPKLIIADEPISALDVSIQAQVLNLLNELKRKLGLTILFIAHDLSVVKYFCDTIAVMHKGKIVEKAKSNELYSNPIHPYTKSLLSAIPVPDPDYEKKRKRITYKHLENENMASELREITTNHYVHCTKDEYKNYLSIIS
- a CDS encoding ABC transporter permease — translated: MGRYLLKRIIALGITLLIIVSLAFVTIRFMPGSFIDDPLMTEDVKKAIEDKYHLNDPLYVQYGYFLKDFIKLDFGVSVAIQKKVPVNEILKKKIPVSMQLNIFSLLLTIPFGILFGIIAAIKKNKIPDHLISIMVILFISVPSFIFASLLQYFLAFKLKLFPILLSTDPGLTLNKLYSIILPVLALSFWGIAVITRYLRAELCDAINSEYMLLARAKGLSNFQAVVRHAIRNSFIPLANIIIPMFTSILGGSLVIEKIFGVPGMGGLLIEAINTNDHSVTVGILFWYSLITLLTVLIVDLSYGVIDPRIRIGGSKNE